The Pseudomonas bijieensis DNA window GGGGGCATTGGCCCGCAGTTTCTTGGACAACGGCCAACTCGACACCCAAACCTTGAAAGCCCACACATACGGCGAATTGAACGCTTTGATGGCGGCGAAAACCGAGTGATGCTGCCCCGCGGACGAGGCCAAACGCCAGTCTGAATTGAAAGTGTCCAGTTCTGAAATAGGCTTACACCGGTTTCAGGGCTAGGACCACCGAAAGCAACCGCCCCCAAACCTGTACGGACACCGCTAACTTGTGCCCAGGGAATGGGCGAGTCCATCGACCTGTTTTACCAGGGATTCGAGGGTGAAATATTCGATCGCGCGGGCACGCCTTGGCCCGAGAGCGATGTGACCACGATAAGCGGATCGTGCGACCAAATGCGCTCAATTCAGCTCATCAACAGGCAACGCTCCTCCTCTGATTCTTCCAACCCGATAAACCGTCGCACCCGTTGGGCTCCATGCCCTGCGCGGATCGCCTCTGGCGAGGCATCCAACTGCACGTTGCCGTTTTCCATGAAAATCACCCGGTCAGAGATCGACAGGGCAAATTCCATTTCGTGAGTGACAATCAGCAGGGTCATGCCTTCGCGAGCCAGGTCGGCGATCACCGTAAGTACCTCGCCGACCAGTTCCGGGTCCAGCGCCGAGGTTGGTTCGTCAAACAGCAGGATGTCCGGGTCCATGGCCATGGCCCGGGCGATCGCCACACGTTGTTGCTGGCCGCTAGACAGTTGATGCGGATATTTGTGAACGTGGGCCAGCAGGCCGACCTTGTCGAGCAGTTGGCAGGCCCGTTGCTCGCTCAGTGCGCGGTTGACGCCATGATAACGAGGGGCGAGGCAGATGTTGTCCAACAGTGTCCGGTGTGGAAACAGGTTGAAGTTCTGGAACACCATGCCGATGCGCTGTACGCCCTGACGAACCCGACGCCCATCCGGTTTGTCCTCGGCATTAATGAAGCCCTCCCCGAACAACAGGATTTCACCCTGATCGATGCGTTCCAGGCCATTAATGGTGCGGATCAACGAGGTCTTGCCGGAGCCGGACGGGCCGATGATGGAAATCACCTGGCCGCTTTGCACCTTCAGGTCGATACCTTTGAGCACATGATGATCGCCGTAGCGTTTGTGCACGTCCTGCAGGTGCAGGGCCGGGGCCGCACCTTTGGCTGGGAGGCTGACCTTGCTCGATACCCTAGGTGCCAGACTGTCACGCAGCACTTGTGTCGAGGCGCTCTCCAGGGTTTGCGGTGTACGCAGGTTCAGGTCCAGGTAACGTTCCAGACGCTGCAAGGCGAAGCCAAACACTGTGACGATCAGCACGTAGTACAGGCCCACAGCCGCCAGGGTCTCCATGACCAGGAAGTTCTGGGCATACAGGCGCTGGCCGACAGTCAGCAGTTCGGTCAGTGAAATCACCGAGATCAACGAGGTCAGTTTGACCACCGTGATGTATTCGTTAATCAACGTCGGCAGTGAGATGCGAAACGCTTGAGGGATGACGATTAGACGTTGCACGCCAAGCAGCCCGAGCCCCAGGGCACGGCCCGCTTCCTTCTGGCCTTTGGCGATCGAAATCAGCCCGCCACGATGAATTTCTGCCATGTAGGCGGCCTCAGTGACCACCAGCGCCAACAGACCGGAATAAAATGGCACCGACAGCACCGGCCCGGCACCAGGCAGCAACTGCGGCAGGTTGTAGACGAAGACCACCAGCACCAGCAGCGGAATGCTGCGAAAGAACCAGATGTAGAGTGATGCGGGTATGCGCAGCCAGCGCACGCTCGACAGTTTGGCCGATGCCAGGACGAAACCCAGC harbors:
- a CDS encoding amino acid ABC transporter permease/ATP-binding protein produces the protein MQFDWDYFFSLFTLADFWAASLTVIELSTLAWFLGMLLGFVLASAKLSSVRWLRIPASLYIWFFRSIPLLVLVVFVYNLPQLLPGAGPVLSVPFYSGLLALVVTEAAYMAEIHRGGLISIAKGQKEAGRALGLGLLGVQRLIVIPQAFRISLPTLINEYITVVKLTSLISVISLTELLTVGQRLYAQNFLVMETLAAVGLYYVLIVTVFGFALQRLERYLDLNLRTPQTLESASTQVLRDSLAPRVSSKVSLPAKGAAPALHLQDVHKRYGDHHVLKGIDLKVQSGQVISIIGPSGSGKTSLIRTINGLERIDQGEILLFGEGFINAEDKPDGRRVRQGVQRIGMVFQNFNLFPHRTLLDNICLAPRYHGVNRALSEQRACQLLDKVGLLAHVHKYPHQLSSGQQQRVAIARAMAMDPDILLFDEPTSALDPELVGEVLTVIADLAREGMTLLIVTHEMEFALSISDRVIFMENGNVQLDASPEAIRAGHGAQRVRRFIGLEESEEERCLLMS